One window of the Natronomonas marina genome contains the following:
- a CDS encoding universal stress protein yields the protein MYDRILLPTDGSDATNRAVEQAVGLARETGAELHVLFVVEDIPYAPEMMDDTVEKQLREIGEEALEKIRERADEAGVEVVADIREGAPHTAILEYADEAGVDAIVMGTHGRSGLDRYLLGSVTERVVRTAEIPVLTVRMEE from the coding sequence ATGTACGACCGAATCCTGCTGCCGACCGACGGGAGCGACGCCACCAACCGGGCGGTCGAGCAGGCCGTCGGCCTCGCCCGCGAGACGGGTGCGGAACTGCACGTCCTGTTCGTCGTCGAGGACATCCCCTACGCGCCGGAGATGATGGACGACACGGTCGAAAAACAGCTCCGGGAGATCGGCGAGGAGGCCCTCGAGAAGATCCGGGAGCGGGCCGACGAGGCCGGCGTCGAGGTCGTCGCGGACATCCGGGAGGGTGCGCCGCACACCGCCATCCTCGAGTACGCCGACGAGGCCGGCGTCGACGCCATCGTGATGGGCACCCACGGCCGGAGCGGACTGGACCGCTACCTGCTGGGCAGCGTCACCGAACGGGTCGTCAGGACCGCCGAGATTCCGGTCCTGACGGTCCGGATGGAGGAGTGA
- the msrA gene encoding peptide-methionine (S)-S-oxide reductase MsrA, whose amino-acid sequence MTETATFGGGCFWCIEAAFEELGGVTDVTSGYAGGHVEDPTYRAVCSGDTGHAEVVQVEYDPDVIGYDELLEVFFTVHDPTQLNRQGPDVGTQYRSIVLYHDDDQRDLAESYIEALDEEGGYDDEVVTEVEPLETFYRAEEKHQNYFEKNPTDAYCRMHAQPKVEKVREKFREKVQA is encoded by the coding sequence ATGACGGAGACAGCGACGTTCGGCGGCGGGTGCTTCTGGTGCATCGAGGCGGCCTTCGAGGAACTGGGCGGCGTCACCGACGTCACCTCGGGGTACGCCGGCGGCCACGTCGAGGACCCCACCTACCGGGCCGTCTGCTCGGGGGACACCGGCCACGCCGAGGTCGTCCAGGTCGAGTACGACCCCGACGTCATCGGCTACGACGAACTGCTGGAGGTGTTCTTCACGGTCCACGACCCCACCCAGCTCAATCGCCAGGGCCCCGACGTGGGCACGCAGTACCGCTCTATCGTCCTCTATCACGACGACGACCAGCGCGACCTCGCCGAATCGTACATCGAGGCGCTGGACGAGGAGGGCGGCTACGACGACGAGGTGGTCACGGAAGTCGAGCCGCTGGAGACGTTCTACCGCGCCGAGGAGAAACACCAGAACTACTTCGAAAAGAACCCCACCGACGCCTACTGCCGGATGCACGCCCAGCCGAAGGTCGAGAAGGTCCGCGAGAAGTTCCGCGAAAAGGTGCAGGCGTAG
- a CDS encoding APC family permease, with protein MAAEDYKLIDEQVGLWGAVALLVGTALGMSIFIVPTQMAAAAGPSITLAILVSIVPMVLGVLLLLQLGGAIPVAGGIYVYGSRLVGPFWGLLGVSVPVLAVWSYLLFAAIGFADYLNGILETFGASVPTVAAVWALLGVFLVLNYVGVKIVTKVQIAFVLLLIAGMLAFVLSGLPHVETANYTPLFPDGEGQPFADGFAPFLLAVVTLYIPFQGFGMIIEIGEELENPVENIPRVLAIGMAIVTVLSIAIVFTLIGAIPLENMTASGELGGEPVEGGLAAVGEGVLPAPILLVVGVAALVAAATTVNTLFTSYSRTVMRAARDEVLPDVFAKVHDRYNTPHRAILLFGIPPILAAPFISQMDAITPPDLLDWLVVVVVTGIFIAFMIGGIALWNLPKVFPQRYEYSIYKLPMPVLRIVAVGNVVVSLLFTLLVVQSAPSALAVVLAWMILSAALYYYRIRAYEKKGVDLKERMALLHKHEQVGGSDD; from the coding sequence ATGGCAGCCGAAGACTACAAACTGATAGACGAACAGGTCGGTCTCTGGGGCGCCGTCGCCCTGCTGGTCGGGACCGCACTCGGAATGAGCATCTTCATCGTGCCGACACAGATGGCGGCCGCGGCCGGCCCCTCGATCACGCTCGCCATCCTCGTCTCCATCGTGCCGATGGTGCTGGGCGTCCTGCTCCTGTTGCAGTTGGGCGGGGCCATCCCGGTGGCCGGCGGCATCTACGTCTACGGCTCGCGGCTCGTCGGGCCCTTCTGGGGCCTGCTCGGCGTCTCGGTGCCCGTGCTGGCGGTGTGGTCGTACCTGCTTTTCGCCGCCATCGGCTTCGCCGACTACCTCAACGGCATCCTCGAGACGTTCGGGGCGTCGGTGCCCACCGTCGCCGCGGTGTGGGCGCTGCTCGGCGTCTTCCTCGTGTTGAACTACGTCGGCGTCAAGATCGTCACGAAGGTCCAGATCGCGTTCGTCCTGCTTCTCATCGCCGGCATGCTCGCGTTCGTCCTGTCGGGGCTCCCCCACGTCGAGACGGCCAACTACACGCCGCTGTTCCCCGACGGAGAGGGCCAGCCGTTCGCCGACGGCTTCGCGCCGTTCCTGCTGGCCGTCGTCACGCTGTACATCCCGTTCCAGGGCTTCGGCATGATAATCGAAATCGGCGAGGAACTGGAGAACCCCGTCGAGAACATCCCCCGCGTGCTCGCCATCGGCATGGCCATCGTGACGGTGCTGTCCATCGCCATCGTGTTCACGCTCATCGGCGCCATCCCGCTGGAGAACATGACCGCCTCCGGCGAACTCGGCGGCGAACCCGTCGAGGGCGGCCTGGCGGCGGTCGGCGAGGGCGTGCTCCCGGCGCCGATACTGCTCGTCGTCGGCGTCGCCGCGCTGGTCGCCGCCGCGACGACGGTCAACACGCTGTTTACCTCCTACTCCCGGACCGTGATGCGGGCGGCCCGCGACGAGGTGCTCCCGGATGTCTTTGCGAAGGTCCACGACCGCTACAACACGCCCCACCGGGCCATCCTGCTGTTCGGAATCCCGCCGATTTTGGCCGCGCCGTTCATCAGCCAGATGGACGCAATCACCCCGCCCGACCTGCTGGACTGGCTCGTCGTCGTCGTCGTCACCGGCATCTTCATCGCCTTCATGATCGGCGGCATCGCGCTGTGGAACCTCCCGAAGGTGTTCCCGCAGCGCTACGAGTACTCCATCTACAAACTCCCGATGCCGGTGCTGCGAATCGTCGCCGTCGGCAACGTCGTCGTCTCGCTTTTGTTCACGCTGCTGGTCGTCCAGAGCGCACCCTCGGCGCTGGCCGTCGTCCTCGCCTGGATGATCCTGTCCGCGGCTCTCTACTACTACCGCATCCGCGCCTACGAGAAGAAGGGCGTCGACCTCAAAGAGCGGATGGCGCTTTTGCACAAGCACGAACAGGTCGGCGGCTCCGACGACTAG
- a CDS encoding IS630 family transposase: protein MTGREKEVVRHLSEEDLDRLLTETDDVKQHERLVFIKRLYKGATLAEAADDVGRSEGTADNWVERWNEGGLGKLTPNFGGGRPPKLGEAEQQRLIERLREGQPWKKQEIQHLLNEEFNIEYHPHYLPTFLDNLGLSYAIPRTKRPDRPDDAEGILDERVEYAFDEDADDQPHNKREKDQDDEDWDRDEDIRTDGGTVIGFFDLSHPQPWDNSQRMYTVDDPHITRPLVKIDTPAAGFYALNGESVLSFPPNQEKEQICECFETIREQNPRTRILLVLDNFSSHICKYTRKRAHELGIDLVFLPVGSPHLNPIEPVWKSLKWESSPLIVEDEDEYRTLLDDLFEELTEQLSFAASWIDNHLSGFLNKIR from the coding sequence ATGACTGGCCGTGAGAAAGAAGTTGTACGCCACCTGAGCGAGGAAGACCTGGATAGACTGCTCACGGAAACTGACGACGTGAAGCAACACGAACGGCTCGTGTTCATCAAACGGCTATACAAGGGAGCGACGCTCGCTGAAGCCGCTGATGACGTTGGGCGATCAGAGGGGACAGCTGACAACTGGGTCGAACGCTGGAATGAAGGAGGACTGGGCAAACTCACGCCGAACTTCGGGGGCGGCAGGCCCCCGAAGCTCGGCGAGGCCGAACAGCAGCGACTGATCGAGCGACTCCGTGAGGGCCAGCCCTGGAAAAAACAGGAGATTCAGCATCTCCTCAACGAGGAATTCAATATCGAGTATCATCCACACTATCTACCGACGTTTCTGGACAACCTCGGCCTCTCGTACGCTATTCCACGGACGAAACGTCCTGATCGACCAGACGACGCCGAAGGGATTCTCGACGAACGCGTCGAGTACGCGTTCGACGAGGATGCCGACGATCAGCCTCACAACAAACGAGAGAAAGATCAAGACGACGAAGACTGGGACCGTGACGAGGATATTCGAACAGATGGTGGCACAGTCATCGGGTTTTTCGACCTGTCACATCCACAGCCGTGGGACAATTCTCAGCGGATGTACACAGTTGATGACCCACACATCACCCGGCCGCTGGTGAAAATCGACACACCAGCGGCCGGGTTCTATGCACTCAACGGTGAGAGTGTACTGTCGTTTCCGCCGAACCAGGAGAAAGAACAGATCTGTGAGTGCTTCGAGACGATCCGCGAGCAGAATCCGCGTACCCGGATTCTGCTCGTTTTAGATAACTTCTCATCTCACATTTGCAAGTACACTCGCAAGCGTGCCCACGAACTAGGAATTGATCTCGTATTCCTTCCGGTTGGATCGCCGCATCTCAATCCAATCGAGCCAGTCTGGAAAAGTCTCAAGTGGGAGTCATCACCGCTGATTGTCGAAGATGAAGACGAGTACCGAACACTCCTTGACGATCTGTTCGAAGAACTGACCGAGCAACTGAGCTTCGCTGCATCGTGGATTGACAATCACCTCAGTGGATTCCTCAATAAGATCCGCTAA
- a CDS encoding halocyanin domain-containing protein, whose translation MTTNETAGLTRRGLFRTGAGAAAAAAVASTASAQTEFDYGDWFEDVPNFEGTVDRTGESEVTVTVGPGGDLVFDPPAVHVDPGTTVVFEWDQGFHNVAERESGQRYGSETTDESGTTYSVTFESDGISTYVCEPHVDAGMKGAVAVGSGEGVPEITEGEMQAGGGNGGGGSEGGGESDGEGGGSGNEGSESGGGEGVNVDTDVLALYGVAALLAFLSPLGLFALMARHARNQPDEGP comes from the coding sequence ATGACCACGAACGAGACGGCCGGCCTGACCCGGCGCGGCCTGTTCCGGACGGGCGCGGGCGCGGCCGCCGCTGCCGCCGTGGCGTCGACCGCGAGCGCCCAGACCGAGTTCGACTACGGCGACTGGTTCGAGGACGTGCCGAACTTCGAGGGGACGGTCGACCGGACCGGCGAGAGCGAGGTGACCGTCACCGTCGGTCCCGGCGGCGACCTGGTCTTCGACCCGCCCGCCGTCCACGTCGACCCCGGGACGACGGTCGTCTTCGAGTGGGACCAGGGCTTTCACAACGTCGCCGAACGGGAATCCGGCCAGCGGTACGGAAGCGAGACGACCGACGAGTCCGGGACGACCTACTCGGTCACCTTCGAGAGCGACGGTATCTCGACGTACGTCTGTGAACCTCACGTCGACGCCGGCATGAAGGGCGCCGTCGCGGTCGGGTCCGGCGAGGGCGTCCCCGAGATAACCGAAGGGGAGATGCAGGCCGGGGGCGGGAACGGCGGTGGGGGAAGCGAGGGGGGCGGCGAGAGCGACGGCGAGGGTGGCGGCAGCGGGAACGAGGGTAGCGAGAGTGGCGGTGGCGAGGGCGTCAACGTCGACACCGACGTGCTCGCGCTGTACGGCGTCGCCGCCCTGCTCGCCTTCCTCTCCCCGCTGGGGCTGTTCGCGCTGATGGCCCGTCACGCGCGGAACCAGCCCGACGAGGGACCGTAG
- a CDS encoding aminopeptidase codes for MTDTLEIEDPEAVATAAKTAVEQCLAVEPGETCVVVTDDRRRPIGEALYEAALAVTEESVVVRYPPGPQHGAEPPAPVAAALSSADAFLAPTTKSLSHTRARSDATDDGARGATLPGITEEVFTTGLDADYEAIAAECAAMLESVEGADEIRVTSPQGTDVTFELGERVWNDDTGIVHDPGEFSNLPAGEVFISPESADGTYVVDGTIRPHGLLEAGHTVTFEVEDGYVTGVDDEAIRGELEAADDEAGENAYNLAELGIGTNIGVTDLVGSVLLDEKAGGTVHIAVGDDAGIGGDNEAPIHMDGILREPTVYVDGTEIELPTVE; via the coding sequence ATGACCGACACGCTGGAGATAGAGGACCCGGAGGCGGTCGCGACCGCCGCGAAAACCGCAGTCGAGCAGTGTCTCGCCGTCGAACCGGGCGAGACCTGCGTCGTCGTCACCGACGACAGGCGCCGACCCATCGGCGAGGCGCTGTACGAGGCCGCCCTCGCGGTCACCGAGGAGTCGGTCGTCGTCCGGTACCCGCCCGGCCCGCAGCACGGCGCGGAACCGCCGGCGCCGGTCGCCGCCGCACTCTCGTCGGCCGACGCCTTCCTCGCGCCGACGACCAAGAGCCTCAGCCACACCCGCGCCCGCTCGGACGCCACCGACGACGGCGCCCGCGGCGCGACGCTGCCCGGCATCACCGAGGAGGTGTTCACGACCGGGCTGGACGCCGACTACGAGGCCATCGCCGCCGAGTGCGCCGCGATGCTGGAGTCCGTCGAGGGCGCCGACGAGATACGGGTCACCTCGCCGCAGGGGACCGACGTCACCTTCGAACTCGGCGAGCGGGTCTGGAACGACGACACCGGCATCGTCCACGACCCCGGCGAGTTCTCGAACCTGCCCGCGGGCGAGGTGTTCATCAGCCCCGAGTCGGCCGACGGCACCTACGTCGTCGACGGCACCATCCGCCCGCACGGTCTGCTCGAAGCGGGCCACACCGTGACCTTCGAGGTCGAGGACGGCTACGTCACCGGCGTCGACGACGAGGCCATCCGGGGGGAACTGGAGGCGGCCGACGACGAGGCGGGCGAGAACGCCTACAACCTGGCCGAACTGGGCATCGGGACCAACATCGGCGTCACCGACCTCGTCGGCAGCGTCCTGCTGGACGAGAAGGCGGGCGGCACCGTCCATATCGCCGTCGGCGACGACGCCGGCATCGGCGGCGACAACGAGGCACCCATCCACATGGACGGCATCCTCCGGGAGCCGACGGTGTACGTCGACGGCACCGAGATCGAACTCCCGACGGTCGAGTAA
- the msrB gene encoding peptide-methionine (R)-S-oxide reductase MsrB, with amino-acid sequence MAQEIPQTDEEWREVLTDEEYRILREQGTEPKFSGEYLGKDDDGVYRCAGCGAELFDSETKFDSNSGWPSFYEAEDGAVELREDRSHGMVRTEVVCARCEGHLGHVFDDGPEPTGKRFCMNSVALEFDDEE; translated from the coding sequence ATGGCCCAGGAAATCCCCCAGACCGACGAGGAGTGGCGCGAGGTCCTGACCGACGAGGAGTACCGTATCCTCCGCGAGCAGGGCACCGAACCGAAGTTCAGCGGCGAGTACCTCGGCAAGGACGACGACGGCGTCTACCGGTGTGCGGGCTGTGGCGCCGAACTGTTCGATTCCGAGACCAAGTTCGACTCCAACTCCGGGTGGCCCTCCTTCTACGAGGCCGAGGACGGTGCGGTCGAACTCCGCGAGGACCGCAGCCACGGGATGGTCCGGACGGAGGTCGTCTGTGCCCGCTGTGAGGGTCACCTCGGACACGTCTTCGACGACGGCCCGGAGCCGACCGGCAAGCGGTTCTGCATGAACTCCGTCGCTCTGGAGTTCGACGACGAGGAGTGA
- the ubaA gene encoding SAMP-activating enzyme E1 has translation MTDLSLDSEQLDRYSRHIIMDGVGPEGQKRLLDADVLCIGAGGLGSPVIQYLAAAGVGTLGIVDDDVVERSNLQRQVIHGDDDVGRPKVESAREFVARQNPDVTVEPHETRLTADNVEDFLADYDLVVDGSDNFPTRYLVNDACTLAGVPFAHGAILRFEGQVTTFEADGGPCYRCLFPEAPEPGTVPDCATAGVLGVLPGTVGCIQATEAVKLLLDYGETLDGRMIFYDAADMTFEEVPIEPRPGCPVCGEGGIESVHDVEYEATCSI, from the coding sequence ATGACCGACCTCTCGCTCGATTCCGAACAACTCGACCGCTACTCCCGGCACATCATCATGGACGGCGTGGGACCGGAGGGGCAGAAACGGCTCTTGGACGCCGACGTGCTGTGTATCGGGGCGGGCGGTCTCGGCTCGCCGGTCATCCAGTACCTGGCGGCGGCCGGCGTCGGGACGCTCGGCATCGTCGACGACGACGTCGTCGAGCGGTCGAACCTCCAGCGCCAGGTGATCCACGGCGACGACGACGTGGGCCGCCCGAAGGTCGAGTCGGCACGCGAGTTCGTCGCTCGGCAGAACCCCGACGTGACCGTCGAACCCCACGAGACGCGGCTGACCGCCGACAACGTCGAGGACTTTCTCGCCGACTACGACCTCGTCGTCGACGGGTCGGACAACTTCCCGACGCGGTACCTCGTCAACGACGCCTGCACGCTCGCGGGCGTGCCCTTCGCCCACGGCGCCATCCTCCGGTTCGAGGGGCAGGTGACGACCTTCGAGGCCGACGGCGGGCCCTGCTACCGGTGTCTCTTCCCCGAGGCGCCCGAACCCGGGACGGTCCCCGACTGTGCGACCGCGGGCGTGCTGGGGGTGCTGCCCGGCACCGTCGGCTGTATCCAGGCGACGGAGGCCGTCAAGCTACTGCTCGACTACGGCGAGACGCTGGACGGCCGGATGATATTCTACGACGCCGCCGACATGACCTTCGAGGAGGTGCCGATCGAACCCCGCCCCGGCTGTCCCGTCTGTGGCGAGGGCGGCATCGAATCGGTCCACGACGTCGAGTACGAGGCTACGTGTAGCATCTGA
- a CDS encoding amino acid permease has product MSDEELAKDLGPLAALTIGVGTMIGAGIFVLPGTAVARAGPLAAATFVLGGVIALFTALSASELGTAMPKSGGAYFYINRALGPLFGSISGWANWLGLAFASAFYMYGLGEYVNTLVGAPALAVGPLALEAAQVIGLVGALLFIAVNYVGAKETGGLQIVIVLLLLGILAVFTAVGLLNADLESLRPIAPPGTTGEVLPVTAIVFVSYLGFVQITSVAEEIKDPGRNLPRAVIGSVLLVTTVYALFLVVLLAAVPNELVAGNDTAVVDAARLLFGQYGAFGFDLSVLGWGMLLFGGLLATASSANASILSSSRINFAMGREKIVTPELNEIHDRFGTPYRSIAITGGLIIVFLLAGNLELLATAGSVLHLIVYGLLNLALIVMREAEPPGYDPDYEVPLYPVVPIVGAVTSFALIIYIEPLVVVLSAGLVAFAILWYFLYARKRVESSGVLAQWILDRSEEMPDAAVSAASSVQPEPEGYRVMVPLSNPATEKHLITLGSAIASQNDGTVVAVNIANVPDQTSLAAALERGAHDAAQDLLDRAEADAETFGVDVETHVVLSHRTFEEVFDAARTYDADVTVMGWGEDAHGSPGRAESAIDELAYSLPCDFLVFRDRGFDASRLLVPTAGGPDSALSAAVARMLRAEFDSEVTLLHVAEEGEAAEGRAFLESWAAEHGLEDAEFLVETGDVEGSIERAAREATMLIIGATERGLLSRLVRGSLVLDVLYDVDCSVLLAEKKHERSLLDRLFGSGARGEDADERGIEPAATSHGNDAAPE; this is encoded by the coding sequence ATGAGCGACGAGGAACTCGCCAAGGACCTGGGGCCGCTGGCGGCGCTCACCATCGGCGTCGGGACGATGATCGGCGCCGGCATCTTCGTCCTCCCCGGGACGGCCGTCGCCCGCGCGGGGCCGCTGGCGGCGGCGACGTTCGTCCTCGGCGGCGTCATCGCGCTTTTCACCGCGCTGTCGGCGTCGGAACTCGGCACCGCGATGCCCAAATCCGGCGGCGCGTACTTCTACATCAACCGGGCGCTCGGCCCGCTCTTCGGCTCCATCAGCGGGTGGGCCAACTGGCTCGGCCTGGCCTTCGCCTCCGCCTTCTACATGTACGGGCTCGGCGAGTACGTCAACACGCTGGTGGGCGCGCCCGCGCTCGCCGTCGGGCCGCTCGCGCTGGAGGCCGCACAGGTCATCGGTCTCGTCGGCGCGCTGCTGTTCATCGCCGTCAACTACGTCGGCGCCAAGGAGACCGGCGGTCTCCAGATCGTCATCGTGCTGTTGCTTCTCGGCATTCTCGCGGTGTTCACGGCCGTCGGCCTGCTGAACGCCGACCTCGAATCGCTGAGACCCATCGCACCGCCCGGCACGACGGGGGAGGTCCTGCCGGTGACCGCCATCGTCTTCGTCTCCTATCTCGGCTTCGTCCAGATCACCTCCGTCGCCGAGGAGATCAAAGACCCCGGCAGGAACCTGCCCCGGGCGGTCATCGGGTCGGTACTGCTCGTGACGACGGTCTACGCGCTCTTCCTGGTCGTCCTGCTGGCGGCGGTGCCGAACGAACTCGTCGCCGGCAACGACACCGCCGTCGTCGACGCCGCGCGACTGCTCTTCGGACAGTACGGCGCCTTCGGCTTCGATCTGAGCGTCCTCGGGTGGGGGATGCTCCTGTTCGGCGGCCTGCTGGCGACGGCCTCCTCCGCGAACGCCTCCATCCTCTCGTCGTCACGCATCAACTTCGCTATGGGCCGAGAGAAGATCGTCACCCCCGAACTCAACGAGATACACGACCGCTTCGGAACGCCCTACCGCTCTATCGCCATCACGGGCGGGCTCATCATCGTGTTCCTCCTGGCCGGCAACCTCGAGTTGCTGGCGACAGCCGGGTCGGTGCTGCACCTCATCGTCTACGGGCTGTTGAACCTCGCGTTGATCGTCATGCGGGAGGCCGAACCGCCCGGCTACGACCCCGACTACGAGGTGCCGCTGTACCCGGTGGTCCCGATCGTCGGCGCCGTGACGTCCTTCGCGCTCATCATCTACATCGAACCGCTCGTGGTCGTCCTGTCGGCGGGGCTGGTCGCCTTCGCCATCCTGTGGTACTTCCTCTACGCCCGCAAGCGGGTCGAGAGTTCCGGCGTGCTGGCCCAGTGGATTCTCGACCGCTCCGAGGAGATGCCGGACGCGGCCGTCTCGGCGGCCAGTTCGGTCCAGCCCGAACCCGAGGGCTACCGGGTGATGGTCCCGCTGTCGAACCCCGCCACCGAGAAGCACCTCATCACGCTCGGGTCGGCCATCGCCAGCCAGAACGACGGGACGGTCGTCGCGGTCAACATCGCCAACGTCCCCGACCAGACGTCGCTGGCGGCCGCCCTCGAACGGGGCGCTCACGACGCGGCCCAGGACCTCCTCGACCGCGCAGAGGCCGACGCCGAGACCTTCGGCGTCGACGTCGAGACCCACGTCGTCCTCTCGCACCGCACCTTCGAGGAGGTGTTCGACGCCGCCCGCACCTACGACGCCGACGTGACGGTGATGGGCTGGGGCGAGGACGCACACGGGTCGCCGGGCCGCGCCGAGTCCGCCATCGACGAGTTGGCCTACTCGCTGCCCTGTGACTTCCTGGTCTTCCGGGACCGCGGCTTCGACGCCTCGCGGTTGCTCGTCCCGACCGCCGGTGGGCCCGACTCGGCGCTGTCGGCCGCCGTCGCCCGAATGTTGCGGGCGGAGTTCGACTCGGAGGTGACGCTCCTGCACGTCGCCGAGGAGGGCGAGGCGGCCGAGGGGCGTGCGTTCCTCGAGTCGTGGGCGGCCGAGCACGGCCTGGAGGACGCCGAGTTCCTCGTCGAGACCGGCGACGTCGAGGGGAGCATCGAACGCGCCGCCAGGGAGGCGACGATGCTCATCATCGGCGCGACCGAGCGGGGCCTGCTCTCGCGGCTCGTCCGCGGGTCGCTCGTCCTCGACGTCCTCTACGACGTCGACTGTTCGGTCCTGTTGGCCGAGAAGAAACACGAGCGGAGCCTGCTCGACCGGCTCTTCGGCTCCGGCGCCCGCGGCGAGGACGCCGACGAGCGGGGCATCGAACCCGCCGCGACATCCCACGGCAACGACGCTGCACCGGAGTAG
- a CDS encoding universal stress protein — MSTDLFATVFVPIADPDDAGETARSIAPYLEPDSELLVAHVVPKGGGVPDKASVEQREEYAEEAYETFREQLPEAVSMTPVTLYGRDVGETIVEGAVEAGATAIVYTPRGVSRWIDLLTGSVSDDLLENGELPVVVLPGDDE, encoded by the coding sequence ATGAGCACGGACCTGTTTGCGACCGTTTTCGTCCCGATCGCCGACCCCGACGACGCCGGCGAGACCGCCAGGTCGATAGCGCCGTACCTCGAGCCGGACTCGGAACTCCTCGTGGCTCACGTCGTCCCGAAGGGCGGGGGCGTCCCGGACAAGGCGTCGGTCGAGCAGCGGGAGGAGTACGCCGAGGAGGCCTACGAGACCTTCCGCGAGCAGCTCCCCGAGGCGGTTTCGATGACGCCGGTGACGCTCTACGGGCGCGACGTGGGCGAGACGATCGTCGAGGGCGCCGTCGAGGCCGGCGCGACGGCCATCGTCTACACGCCGCGGGGCGTGAGTCGGTGGATCGACCTGCTCACGGGTAGCGTCTCCGACGACCTCCTCGAGAACGGTGAGTTACCGGTCGTCGTCCTCCCGGGCGACGACGAGTAG
- a CDS encoding DUF5789 family protein: MADDKRGRDRQARDDERRQREREIATELERGDEIEPPVDAEVLADFEVELEELTFPASGTEVVAAIGDYEIESVEGSYSIEELVPETDEETFDSPDAVRVQIQRPTVAAAMKRVVEASKTLRDTEFGWTQRKAYEKTFRELEAIDADDDDEGIRAISDWVVERIRDGETLPTSRAVRREAAKFCRANGYQVRNDEWLGV, translated from the coding sequence ATGGCGGACGACAAGCGCGGTCGAGACAGGCAAGCACGCGACGACGAAAGACGCCAGCGGGAGCGTGAAATCGCAACAGAGCTGGAGCGCGGCGACGAAATAGAACCACCCGTGGACGCGGAGGTACTCGCCGATTTCGAGGTAGAACTAGAAGAACTGACATTCCCGGCGTCGGGGACCGAGGTCGTCGCAGCAATCGGCGATTACGAGATCGAATCGGTCGAGGGGAGCTACAGTATCGAGGAACTAGTACCGGAGACGGACGAGGAGACGTTCGACTCTCCAGATGCCGTCCGGGTACAGATACAGCGGCCGACAGTTGCCGCGGCAATGAAACGAGTCGTGGAAGCCAGCAAGACGCTCCGGGATACGGAGTTCGGCTGGACACAGCGCAAAGCGTACGAGAAGACCTTCCGAGAGCTCGAAGCAATCGACGCCGACGACGACGACGAAGGGATTCGGGCCATCAGCGACTGGGTCGTCGAGCGAATCCGCGACGGAGAAACGCTCCCGACATCCCGGGCGGTGCGCCGAGAGGCGGCGAAGTTCTGTCGGGCGAACGGGTATCAGGTCCGAAACGACGAGTGGCTCGGGGTATGA